In the Arthrobacter sp. 31Y genome, one interval contains:
- a CDS encoding APC family permease — MSENRSDTTNGQTDGLARSIDWKQGLAIALGVPLLILPSLGYLPMYLSAGAIVVWGLSVVQGFFQNAAYAELATTFPKASGLPGFAQHVFRTENYQGRYDKSKLLGGFSAWSYWFAWTPVLAIFSILVGSYLHGLFPVLAEIFSVNQLALMAGTVIIGGLFVVNWFGLKDGAKLGYVLAAFSLIPLVVLTAAPFATGHVDIANITGNWLPADWSWDMHHVLILLGIFAIAQWSACAWETAAIYGPEYKNPGKDVSKALFACGIICFFSFVLVQAAVIGVLGVEGVRAEPVSPLIPVASAVFGTVGSVVTIIMLIAAMVLIMQTAYLGSSRAMHSMAMEGNLPRSLGRTNRNGTPFVAMLVIGIFNLVLIFMGNPAAIVAASAIGYTCANGISLFAYVKAKKNPTFAGLERPFKAPKGWKNVALLFGLFNLPLCLIGVVYLNSLEIGWTPTWVGFIVLGLYIPIWFYSQREAARSREKATAAVEPSSHNKEDLEGVTRL, encoded by the coding sequence ATGAGTGAGAACCGTTCAGATACAACCAACGGCCAAACAGACGGCTTGGCAAGGTCAATCGATTGGAAGCAGGGACTGGCCATCGCACTGGGTGTGCCCCTGCTGATCCTGCCATCCTTGGGCTATCTGCCCATGTATTTGTCGGCTGGAGCCATTGTCGTCTGGGGACTATCGGTAGTGCAGGGCTTCTTCCAGAACGCCGCCTACGCCGAGTTGGCCACCACCTTCCCCAAGGCCTCCGGCCTGCCGGGCTTTGCACAGCACGTTTTCCGCACTGAGAATTATCAAGGCAGGTACGACAAAAGCAAACTGCTGGGCGGTTTCAGCGCCTGGAGCTACTGGTTCGCCTGGACTCCTGTCCTGGCAATCTTTTCCATACTGGTGGGGAGTTACCTTCATGGGCTCTTCCCCGTTCTGGCCGAAATATTCAGCGTCAACCAACTCGCCCTGATGGCGGGGACGGTGATCATCGGCGGCTTGTTCGTAGTGAATTGGTTCGGCCTTAAGGATGGCGCGAAGCTGGGCTACGTCCTTGCCGCGTTTTCCCTGATACCGCTGGTGGTACTCACGGCGGCTCCGTTTGCCACCGGACACGTTGACATTGCCAACATCACCGGAAATTGGCTGCCGGCTGACTGGTCCTGGGATATGCACCACGTCCTGATCCTCCTGGGTATCTTTGCGATCGCCCAGTGGAGCGCCTGCGCCTGGGAAACGGCAGCCATCTACGGCCCCGAGTACAAGAACCCGGGCAAGGATGTATCCAAAGCCCTCTTTGCCTGCGGCATCATCTGCTTCTTCTCCTTCGTGCTGGTCCAGGCGGCCGTCATAGGCGTGCTGGGTGTCGAAGGAGTCCGGGCGGAACCAGTCTCTCCCCTGATCCCGGTTGCCAGTGCAGTTTTCGGCACTGTGGGCTCGGTGGTCACCATCATCATGCTCATTGCCGCCATGGTCCTCATCATGCAGACGGCCTACCTCGGCTCCTCCCGCGCCATGCACTCGATGGCCATGGAAGGAAATCTGCCCAGATCCCTGGGCCGGACCAACCGCAATGGCACCCCGTTCGTCGCCATGCTGGTGATTGGCATCTTCAATCTGGTACTGATCTTCATGGGCAACCCCGCCGCAATCGTCGCCGCATCGGCCATTGGCTACACCTGCGCCAACGGCATCAGCCTATTCGCCTACGTGAAGGCCAAGAAAAACCCGACGTTTGCAGGGCTGGAAAGGCCCTTCAAGGCACCCAAAGGCTGGAAAAACGTCGCGCTGCTGTTCGGCCTATTCAACCTGCCCCTCTGCCTGATCGGCGTGGTCTATTTGAACAGCCTGGAGATCGGCTGGACACCCACATGGGTGGGCTTCATCGTCCTGGGGCTCTACATTCCCATCTGGTTCTATTCCCAGCGCGAAGCGGCGCGGTCCCGAGAGAAGGCAACTGCCGCCGTCGAGCCTTCAAGTCACAACAAAGAGGACCTGGAGGGCGTCACCCGCCTCTAG